TGGGCGCTACTATTTTTGTCCGCTCAGTCCAAAGTAGAGTTATCGCAGGAGGAATTTTACCAAGACTTAAAAGTTCGGAGTCTCGCAGAATTGCCTATTTTTGCGGTATCCGAATAAGCGGGGCATCCTAGCAAAACAGATCACCAGTTTCACCAAGCCAGTTTTACCAAGAATGTAAAAGATCTGTTAGCATCTTGGCGACTCCCAGCCAGTTATGTCTGGTAGTGATAAATTTTGCCGGGTTGGGCAGTCAGGTTGAGATCAATGAAGAGAATGGTTGGTAGATTATCTACAAACCATTGGGTTGCATCAATACGAGTTTTTCCAAAGCGGCTGATTGAGGTCGTTTGGTAATGAGAGGGGGAGGAGAGCGAGTGCCACAGCACTGGAACTCAACCGCCAAACAATGTATCGATTATTGACAGTGTAGTGGTCTAGGGTGAGAGATAAATATTTATGAAAGCCATGATCCTGGCAGCTGGTAAAGGTACGCGCGTTCGTCCGATTACCTACACCATTCCCAAGCCCATGATTCCAATCCTGCAAAAGCCAGTGATGGAATTTCTCTTAGAACTCCTGCGCCAGCATGGTTTTGACGAGATTATGGTCAATGTCAGCCACCTAGCCCATGAAATTGAAAACTACTTCCGAGACGGGCAGAAGTTTGGCGTCCAAATTGCTTACTCTTTTGAAGGGCGCATTGTAGATGGTGAGTTGGTCGGTGAAGCGCTAGGCTCGGCAGGAGGCATGCGCCGAATTCAAGACTTTTCCCCTTTCTTCGACGACACCTTTGTGGTGATGTGCGGCGATGCCCTGATTGATCTTGACCTTACCGAGGCCGTGAGATGGCACCGAGAAAAAGGTTCGATCGCCACTGTAATCATGAAATCCGTGCCCAGAGAAGAAGTCTCCAGCTACGGGGTTGTGGTAACTGATGAGTCAGGTCGCATCAAAGCCTTCCAAGAAAAGCCTGCTGTAGATGAAGCCCTCAGCACTAGCATCAACACAGGTATCTACATTTTTGAGCCTGAAGTTTTAGATTACGTTCCCTCAGGCTGCGAGTTTGACATTGGGGGTGAGTTGTTCCCCAAACTCGTCGAAATGGCTGCGCCCTTCTATGGCGTCACAATGGACTTTGAGTGGGTGGACATCGGCAAGGTGCCTGACTACTGGCGGGCGGTGCGTGGAGTTTTGCAGGGCGACGTTAAGAATGTGCAAATTCCAGGGCATGAAGTCGCGCCAGGCATCTACACCGGATTAAATGTGGCCGTGAACTGGGACAAAGTTGATATTCAAGGCCCAGTCTATATCGGCGGCATGACCCGAATTGAAGATGGAGCCAAGATTGTTGGTCCCACCTACATTGGCCCTAACTGCCGCATTTGTGGTGGGGCAACCGTTGACAACAGCGTGATCTTTGAGTACTCGCGGCTAGGTCCTGGGGTGCGCCTAGTAGATAAGCTGGTCTTTGGTCGCTACTGTGTTGATAAAACGGGGGCGACAATTGATGTCCAAGCGGCAGCCCTCGACTGGTTGATCACCGATGCTCGCCAAGAAATTCCCTCTCAACCAGCGCTGGAACGGCAGGCGATCGCGCAGCTCCTCGGCAAGGATATCAGCGAGCTCGGCAAAGACAGCCGAGCCATGCTTTCCTAAGCGTCGGGCCTCAGGTTAGTTCTAGTCTTTGAGCAAAATCAAAATCCGATTCTTGAATGCTTTAAGTTCTAGAGTCGGATTTTTGTTGGCACTCTTCTTTGTTGGTGCTGAATAAAACAGCAGCATGACGAAGGCTCTAAGGTCTGATTACAGGTTGCCGCAATACTAAAATTCCTTGAGCATTCACCCGGTAAGCTTGACCCACATAGCCCGTGCGATCGTACAACACTTGATGGATATGTTGATCTAGCTTGACTTCATCGGCAATGCGCTCGCGATAATAGCCTTTCATTTGCTCCTCAACGCCCATTTCGCTGAGGCGATCGTGCACTTGGGTACTGTTGCCCTCAAAATAGGCAGTTCTGGCGGTGTTGTCTTGGAGAAAGCTGACGATGACCGAGAAGGGTACGCCTCCAACCGTCACATATTCTCCCACCACTAAAACAACCCAAAGTCCTAAAGATAGCAGGATGCCTGAGCCAACCAAGACGGCAATTTGCTGAGGCGATCGCAGTGAACCTGAACCCGGAGTTTTGGCTTGTTTGTGTAAGGCTTGCTTTGATTGAGGTGTGAAAGCACCCATGATCTCAGACCTCTAGCGATCGCTCTTAATCTAGCTTAGGGAGTCAAAGGCTGCCAATTCCTTGAACAATTGAGCAGCAAACTCAGTCTCAATTGCTAAGGTTAGAAATTGGGAAATGTACTGGATCAATCGCACATATGAGCGTATAAGGTTTCAGGTACCCAGTCGCTACCTAAAAAATCATTGCCCAACTGACTGCTCACCCTGCGTGGTGTGACGAGAAGCCCTGAGTGCAACCCCATGAATTTCTTTTTGTCTGGTTTTGTGGCCCTGACCCTGCGGCGGTGGCAATTGCAGTTTGTTTCTACTGACCATCGTGTTGTTCAGACTCACCCTGTAAAACGTTGGACTCTTCTAGGACTGGGAGCCCTGAGCAGTGGGCTGTTACTACCCAGTCTCGCTCACCCAGCGGCGGCGGCAGAACGTGTCTATGTCTCCTATGGCTCCGTCGAACGCTCCATTTCCGTAGACACACTAGAGACCTATGCCAGAACGGGCACCATCAATGATGATTTAGCAGCTTATGCTCAATATGCAGACCCCAAACAGCTGCAAGATTTGCGGGAAGTTCTACTCACACCAATTCAACTTTCATCGGTCGCTGTTTCTCAGTTCCTCTACACCCCCCAAGCAGAAACCTTACTCATGCGCTTAGGGCAGGTGATTCAAACAGAGGCGCGTCAGACTGGGTTTTATGCCATTCGCTCGGCCTTGATTTTGGCAGCAGCTCAGCCAGAGGGCTTGACCTTGCTCAATGTGATGCGGCAATTTCCCACGGATGGCATTCGAGTGAACTTGGGTCGCAGCCTAGAAATTGCTAATGCCTTGGATGAATTTGTGGAGCAAACAAGGCAAGCCTCTGTCGCAATTAGCCAACAAGCAACGGCAGAAGCGGCTTTGGCACCTGTGACTGATTTTTCTGCCCTCGCGGACTTGCGTCAAACGGGAGGATTTGAGTGGGAGAAAACCACCATTACTTTGAGCGATCGCACCCGCAAAACTATTCAACGATTTCCCAATCGTCCGCCGATAGAAGTTCCTCGAGAACGGGTGTTTCCAGTTGATATCTACATGCCATTGGCCAGCGCTGCACAAAACCAGGCCCAACCTTACCCAGCTCCAGTGATTGTGATTTCTCACGGGTTGGGGTCAGATCGCACGACCTTCGATTATTTGGCTAAGCATCTGGCTTCCTACGGCTTTGTGGTAGCTTTGCCAGAGCATTTGGGGAGTAATGCAGGTCGGTTGCAGGCGCTCTTGAGTGGCACAGCCACTGATGTCGCTGAATCCTTTGAGTTTGTCGATCGCCCCTTGGATGTTAAATACTTGCTGGATGAGTTGGAGCGGCGGTCTAAGTCTGAGCCGTTGTTTCAAGGGCGACTCAATCTACAACAAGTGGGAGTGGTCGGGCAATCCTTCGGAGGCTACACAGCCCTCTCCGTAGCTGGAGCGACGTTGAACTTTGAGCAATTGGCCGAGAACTGTCAGCGCAGCAATGAGTCTTTGAACTTATCGCTGTTGTTGCAATGTCGGGCGCGGGAATTGGCAGGACGGCAGTACGAGTTGCGAGATCCTCGCATTAAAGCCGCGATCGCGATCAATCCGGTTGATAGCACTGTATTTGGAGAACCGAGTTTGAGCCAAATCCAAGTACCGTTGATGATGATTGCTGCCAATGCCGACACAGTTGCGCCTGCCTTGCCTGAGCAAATTCGACCGTTTACTTGGCTTACCATGCCAGAAAAGTATCTAGTGCTGATGAATGGGGCTACTCACTTCTCGGCCATTGGCGCTTCTGCTACCAATAGTGAAGTTGTGCCCATTCCTACCCCAGTAATTGGGGCAGCTCCAGCGTTGGCTTACCGCTATATCCAAGCCTTAAGCGTGGCGTTCTTTAAAACTCACATCACAAATCAAGAGCAATTTCGACCTTACTTAACTTCTGCCTATGCCGCTAACATCAGCCGAGCGCCCCTCAAACTAGATTTAGTGCAATCTTTTACTGCTGCTCAATTGGCCCAAGCTCTAGATGGTGAGACAGAAGAACCAACAGTGCCACCGGAGTCTGTCCCTGCTCCCCCTGCAACCTCTCCCTCCGAGCCATTGCCCGCACCCGTCCCACTGGAGGAGCTAGTTCCGACGGTGCCCTAGAATTGAGCCGCTTCTGAGCGCATGAAGCGCGATCGCGCTGTTCAAGACTTGACCAAAGCGCATACAGTTCTAAAGGAACGCAATTTTTGTCTCTCTTAAGATAATTTATCTGTGCCAGTGCTTGAGCCTAAACATCAACAAATTATCGGGGAACTAATTGCACTGCAAGCCCAAGATCGTCAGTGTAATTTATCCCAATTTAGAAGCATCACAAGTGCCGAGCAGTACCAAAAGCTTTACCAGTTATTGCAGCAATATGTAGCGCCAAAAAGTGCGGTTTTAGATTGGGGCTGTGGCAATGGTCACTTTTCTTATTTCCTCGCCCGTGCCGATTATCAAGCTTATGGTTATGCCTTTGAAGACTTTTACTTACGACAAAAGCTAAATCAATTTACTTACGAATTTAAGCAAGGCACTCTTACAGATGCGATCGCCATCCCGTACGCCGACCAACAATTTGATGCGGTGGTTTCTGTGGGCGTTTTAGAGCATGTACGAGAAACTGGAGGGGATGAAATCGCCAGCTTAAAAGAGATTTTTCGCCTGCTTAAACCGAGCGGTTATTTCATTTGCTACCACTTGCCCAACCAATTCAGTTGGATTGACCCGATCGCCGCGCTAGTCCCTAACAAACACCACCACCTTTATCGCTATACTCACCAATCCATTCAAGCTTTGTGCCAAGCAGCAGGCTATGACTTGTTAGAGTTACAACGTTATGGAGTTTTGCCCCGCAATTTTTGGGGCAACTTACCCGGAAGTATTCGCACCTCGGCAGCGATCGCTCAAGGTTGGCAGATGGCGGATTCAACTTTAAGCTACATTTTCTCGCCGTTCTGTCAGAATTATTGGTTTGTGGCGCAAAAACCAAGCGACAATCAGCGTCTCACTGCTTAGAAAGATTAACTAATTTTGAACTTGTAATAGGTTGGCTAGCCGACCCATGACCGTACACCACAATGAGAGCTTGAACTGAGACTGTGCAAGGGTTTTTGAACTTAAACAAACCAGCAGGAATGACTTCCCATGATTGTGTGGCTAAGCTGCGTCGTCTGCTGAAGCTGAAGCGAGTGGGACATGGCGGCACCCTTGACCCCGCAGCAACCGGAGTGCTGCCAGTCGCGATCGGACGAGCCACCCGTCTCCTGCAATTTTTGCGATCGGATAAAGCTTACAAGGCTACCGTGCGTTTGGGAGTCAGGACTGCCACAGATGACCTAGAGGGAGAAACCCTGTCAGCGCAAGCAACGCCGAATTTAACCTTGGCGGCGGTGCAAGCAGCCCTACCCCAATTTCAAGGCCCGCTCCAGCAAATTCCTCCCGCTTATAGTGCCGTCCAAGTTGAAGGTCGGCGGCTTTACAGCTTAGCTCGTGCAGGGACACCGATCGAAGTGCAGCCTCGCTCTGTGGAGGTGTTTCAGATCGAAGTACTGGACTGGCGATCGGGTGACTTTCCCGAACTCGATTTGGCGATCGCTTGTGGTCCGGGCACTTATATCCGGGCGATCGCGCGCGACTTAGGCGAGGTGTTAGGGGTGGGGGGCACGTTGGCCGCTTTGAGTCGTACGGAGAGTTGTGGCCTCACGTTAGCGGAGAGCCTCACCTTTGCCGATTTAGAAGCGCAGCTACAGGCAGGCACCTTTGAGGCGATCGCTCCCCTGAGTGTTTTGCAGCATCTACCCTCGATTATCCTCTCCCATGAGTTAGCGCGACGTTGGTGTTGGGGACAACGAGTGTTTCAGCCGCTGGATCAGCATTTATTCCAAGCAGTTGAGTCCGCAGATGCCCCAAGTTTAGCAGTACGAATTCACCACGAAGATGGACGGTTTTTGGGCGTGTCTCAGCAAATTCAAGAACCAGAAGGCACGCTACTAGCACCTCAAATGGTCTTAGAGCCTGATTTATAAAGTTCGTCTTCTGGCTCATCGGGTAACTCGGTTTGCCAAGTGGAAACCGGGCGCAGCACCGCCGGAAGTTCACCTTGGTCTAGGGGAAACTCCAAAATAGTTTCTGACAAGCCTAAATACCCCGATTCACTAAACGAGATCAGCATCCGTTGCAGGGCAGGCCAAATCTCCGCTTCGTATTCCCAGTCGCGATCGCGGTTCGCTCTCCCGGCGATCGAGCGTAAGGCCCAGAAATAGCTATTTCGCACCATCGACCCACCTTTCTTGTAAGGCGGGACATCCTCATGGTGGAGGAACAGAATGTCATCAACGATTTTGGCTCTCATGGTTGTTTCTAGGGGCTGATTCTGGGTTAAGACGATCCGGAGGGCGAAAAAGCTTCTATCCTCAATTTTAGGAATCGCTGACCCGCCTTTGGAGAATACTCATGCCCTCATCCCAAGTTGCCGCTTACGGTACCTGGAAGTCTCCTATTACTTCAGATTTGATTGTTACAGGTACCATTGGCCTCAGTCAGGCAGCCTTAGACGGAGAGGATATCTACTGGCTAGAGCTAAGACCCACAGAGGCAGGCCGAACAGTGCTGGTGCGGCGGACTCCTGATGGGCAAACTTCAGATGTCACACCCGCTCCCTTCAATGTGCGGACACGAGTGCATGAATATGGTGGGGGAGCTTATGTGGTTCACCAAGGCACCGTCTACTTCAGTCACTTTGCTGATCAACGCCTCTATCGCCAAACGCTAGGCTCAGAACCGCAAGCTCTGACACCGGAAGGCAAGTGGCGCTATGCCAATGGCGTGGTAGACGCATCACGGCAGCGCTTTATCTGTGTGCGAGAAGACCACACGGCTGGTGAGCAGGAACCCGTCAACACAATTATCAGCCTCAGCTTAGAGGCAGGCCAAGAACCAAAGATTTTGGTAACTGGCAATGATTTCTACTCCTCACCTCGTCTCAGCCCTGATGGTTCGCATTTGGCCTGGCTGACCTGGAACCACCCCAACATGCCCTGGGATGGCACCGAGCTTTGGGTCGCGGCCTTTAACCCTGATGGTTCCTTGGCAGAATCGGAAAAAGTTGCGGGTAGCATTGCCGAGTCGATCTTTCAGCCAGAATGGTCTCCTAGCGGCATTCTGCACTTTATCTCCGATCGCAGCGGTTGGTGGAATCTCTACCGTTGGCAAAATGGGCAAATAGAAGCGTTATGCGATCGCGCTGCTGAGTTTGGCGAACCGCAATGGGTGTTTGGTCAGTCTACCTATGGATTTGATACGAGTACTGGCAGCGAGCAAATTATCTGCACCTATGTCGAGAAGGGTACTACCCACCTCGCTCGGCTAAACCCAACCACTCAAGAACTTCAGCCAATCACCATTCCCTATACAGTGGTGCGAGGGTTACAAGTAGCAGCGGGGCAAGCTGTGTTCTTGACAGGCTCCCCAACCGAATCACTGGCGATCGCTCGTCTCGATTTAGTCACTGGCGAAACTTCTGTCTTGCAACGCTCCAGCCACGTCACGGTTGATCCGGGTTATCTCTCAGAACCACAGGCGATCGAGTTTCCTACCGAGAATGGTTTGACTGCATACGCTTTCTTCTATCCACCGAAAAACCAAGACTATCAGGCACCCGGCGGGGAGAAGCCACCTTTACTCGTCAAAAGTCATGGTGGCCCCACTGCTGGCACTTCTACGCTTTTGAGCTTGAGCATTCAGTATTGGACGAGTCGGGGGATTGCTGTTTTAGATGTAGATTACGGCGGCAGCACCGGATACGGTCGCGCTTACCGGGAGCGATTGAAAGGACAGTGGGGCATTGTCGATGTGGATGACTGTGTGAATGGAGCCCGTTTTTTGGCTGAGCAAGGTTTGGCAGATGGCGATCGCTTAGTGATTGATGGCGGAAGCGCTGGAGGCTATACGACGCTCTGTGCTTTGGTGTTCCGCGATGTATTCAAGGCAGGCGCGAGCTACTACGGAGTCAGCGATTTAGAGGCGTTGGCGAGAGATACGCACAAGTTTGAATCCCGCTATCTCGATGGCTTAATCGGCCCCTATCCCGAACGGCAAGATTTGTATCAAGCGCGATCGCCTGTCCATTTCTGCGATCAGCTTTCTTGTCCAGTGATTTTCTTCCAGGGTTTGGAGGACAAAATTGTGCCGCCTAGCCAAGCCGAAGCAATGGTAAACGTGCTGAAATCGAAGGGCTTACCTGTAGCCTACATTGCGTTTGAAGGAGAACAGCATGGCTTCCGCAAAGCCGAAAACATTAAGCGATCGCTAGATGGTGAACTCTATTTCTACTCGCGAGTCTTTGGCTTCGAGTTAGCCGATGCGGTCGAACCCGTCGCGATCGCCAACCTGTAGAGGTTTAAGGCTTTCATCGGTGCTAGGGTAAAGATTGGTTTCATTTCGCTTCGCTTATTCATGTCTGCTGCGATCTCCCTGCAAAACGTCTACAAAACCTATAGCGATCGCCCGGTCGTTCAGGATCTTTCACTCACGATCAAATCAGGGGAGATGTTTGGTCTACTCGGCCCCAATGGTGCAGGGAAATCCACCACCATCCGCATGCTGACGACGCTGACCAAACCCAGCCAAGGCCAGATTCAGATTGCTGATTTTGATGTGGTGCGTCATGCGGCTCAGGTAAAGCAACGGATTGGGGTGGTATTGCAGCAGACGAGTGTGGATGGCGACCTCACGGTTTGGGAGAACATGGAGTTTCATGGTCGCTTGCACCATATTCCCAATCGGGTACGTCAAGAACGGATCGATCGCTGGCTGGACTATGTAGAACTGAGCGATCGCCGGAATGATTTGGTCAAAACCTTATCGGGTGGGATGAAGCGGCGCTTACAAATTGCCCGCGCCCTGCTGCATGAACCAGAAATTCTGTTTCTCGACGAACCCACAGTCGGTTTGGACCCGCAAACTCGCCGCCGCCTCTGGGAAATCATCCGCGACTTGAACAAGCAGGGCATGACCATGTTGCTCACCACGCACTACATGGATGAAGTGGAGTATCTGTGCGATCGCATCGGCGTCATGGATGCGGGCAAGTTGATCGAGTTGGGCACGCTCTCCGAACTCAAGCAGAAATATGGTGAAGGCTTGGTCATGACCCAAAAAGGCGACAAATGGGACTACCAATTTTTTCCCGACTTGGAGCAAGCCAACGCTTATCTTGATCAGCAGCCAAACAAGACTGGTATGATGGTGCGACCTTCCAACTTAGAAGACATTTTTGTTGAATTGACAGGACGTAATCTGGATTGAGCGATCAACCAACGCTTTGGGAAGAACCGCCAAAACAGACGGGACTCGCCAGCACTATCGAAGCAATTCTCTACTTGAAGGCACAACCGCTGACAGCCAGCGAGATTGCCAAATATGCAGGCTGCGATCGCGCTACGGCAGAAGAAGGCTTGATCGAACTCATGACCGATTATGCTCATCGCGACAGTGCCTTAGAAGTGGTGGAAACCCCAGAGGGCTACAGTTTGCAACTGCGTCCTGCCTTTCACAAACTTGTCCAAACCTTGATTCCGGTGGATTTGGGGGTGGGGGCTTTACGAACTTTAGCGGCGATCGCCCTACGCGGACCCATTGCCCAGGCAGATTTGGTTAACTTGCGCGGTTCTGGTGCCTATCAGCATGTACCAGAATTAGTCGAGCAAGGCTTTGTGCGGAAACGGCGGCAATCGGATGGTCGGTCCTATTGGTTACAAGTCACAGAGAAGTTCCACCAGTATTTTCAGGTAGACAAACTACCGATCGCTTTAGAGCCACAAACTCAAGAGCCTGCTGACGAATCCTAAATTTTGCCATTCGACAACCACCACCCCTTACCCGTCCCTAGAGGTTCGGAATTTTCACCTTTTTGAGACTGGTCACAGAGGTGGGTGGAAGTGCCACAATAGTACAAATAAGCAAGTAAACCCTTTAGCGTCCTTATGGTCTTTAACCCTGAAAGTGCTAAGTTCCTTGGCTCTGACCCCGAAAATGCTCAAGCAAATCCGTTGCTGAAATATCTGCAACATCAGTCACCTGAGGTGCTAGCACGGGTTGCCAAGTCGGTCAGCCCCGAGGTAAAACAAATTATTTCCCACAACGTTCAGGGTTTGGTGGGAATGTTACCCAGTGAAGGCTTTAACGTTCAAATTACGACCGATCGTGACAACTTAGCAGGGCTGCTCGCCTCTGCCATGATGACGGGCTATTTCCTGCGCCAGATGGAGCAACGCATGGAACTAGAAGGCGTTTTAGCGGGTTCAATGTCTCTTCACGAAGACCCCCCTTCTAACCCATAACCTGCAAGCGCAAAAAGAAATTTTTAGGATCGCGAAGATTGACCTAACCCCGGCCCCTTCCCTGCCAGGGAAGGGGAGAGAGATAGTAGATCAGCCCATTTCTTCGGTCGGAAAAGCGCTGGGTTGAATCCGCAAGCGCTGAGCTTTGCCGTTGCGGTTAATTTCGAGGTTGAGCTGTGCCCCTACGACACTCGCTTCCACCATCTCTTGCACTTCAGAAGCAGTTCTAACCGACTTGCCGTTAATTTTTTGAATCACGTCTCCCTGCTTTAAACCTGCCTTGGCAGCGGGTGAGTTGTCCAAAACCTTAACAATCAAAACGCCTTGATCCTGCGTTACCTTAATGCCCAGCTCGCGATCGCGGTTGATTTCCTCTTTAATTTCGCCCGTTAGATCAACCATCTGGATGCCTAGGTAAGGATGCTCGGCGCGACCACTGCGAAATAGTTGCTCGGCAATGCGCTCTGCTGTCTCAATGGGAATGGCAAAGCCTAACCCTTGAGCATCAGCTCGGATAGCTGTGTTGATACCCACAACTTCTCCCTGCTCGTTCAGCAAAGGTCCGCCAGAGTTACCGGGATTGATCGCCGCATCGGTTTGGATAAATTGCACTCGCTTGTTGGGCACGCCAACTTGCGAACTAGAGCGACCAATAGCACTGATGATGCCAGCGGTGACAGTGTTATCTAGACCTAAGGGATTGCCGATCGCGATCGCCCATTGCCCTGGCACTAAGGATTGAGACTTGCCCAATTTGACCACAGGCAAGCTAGAAGCACTGATTTTGACCACCGCTACATCCGTCACTGGATCCGTTCCCACCACTTGGCCATTAAAGCTGCGCCCATCTTTCAGCGTCACTTTGACAGTATCAGCCTCAGCCACGACATGGGCATTGGTCATCAGACGGCCATCCGCACTCAAAATAAAGCCAGAACCTGTCCCTCGCTCTACGCGATCTTCTGGGGTAGGAGCTTCACCGCCAAAGAAGCGTTTGAACATGGGGTTTCTAAACGCCTCTGGCACATTACCCGTGACTGTCCGCGCTGAGTCAATTCGCACTACCGCAGGCCCTACCTTTTCGACTGCTGCGGCAATAAAGTTAGGGCTGGTAGGGGAGATAGGTAGGCTGGCAGCGGTACGGGCAGACGGCTTCTGAGCCGGGGGCTGAAGAAAAGGTGCCAGCCCAGTAGATGAACTAGTTCGCTCTGCGGTGAGGTAGCGGTTACCCCACGCTCCTGCACCACCGCCAATGGCTAATAAAGCTAGGTAAATCGTTAGTTGTTTGAACGACAAACTCATAGTCTCAACACTGAATGGCAGTGGCGCAGGAAATATACCTCTACTGTAATCGATGGTGCTTCTGAGCAGGAAAATCGGACCGAGCTAGGCGATCGCTTACGATTGCGATTCAATAAAGCTAGGAAACAGCAGTCAGAAAACAGGAGTCAAAATAGATGCAGTTCTTCTGACTTCCAATTCCTAACTTCTGACTCCCCCAGATATGATACCCATGAGTTTTTCTCGCTGGTTTGCTCTACCCACTCTGCTCTGGCTCACTTGGTATCCCCTCAACAGTAGTGCTGCAACGCCGGAAGTCAGGTCAGGGATACGGCCAGGAGCGATCGCTCAAACCTCCAGTCTTTGTCCAAAGCCTGCATTAGAGCGCTTGACTCGCTACAAGGTTAAGTCGGGTGAAACGCTAGAGAGTATTGCTCAGAAATATAATTTGATTCCTGCAACTTTGATGGGGTTTAATCCTAGCCTGAGGAGTGGCAAAGCAACTCCTGGCGCAGAGATTGTGATTCCCCCTTACAACGGGGTGCAGGTAAGCGTTCCAGCAGGCCAAACTTGGCGAGATGTCGCAGCGACCTACAAAGTGCGGGCTGATGTGCTGTTTGAAGTCAATGGTTGCTCAGCCAAACCTGCCACTGTTTTTGTCCCCGGTGTAAATTGGTCTCCAGTCGGCTCCGCCCCACCCAGCATCAGCCCCAAAGATCGCGATAACTATGGCTTAACAAGCTACCCTCTGCCCACCACGGCGACGGTGCTGCTAGGTTACGGTTGGCGGCTACAGCCTGCGATCGCTCAAGTGGCTTTTCATAGCGGCATTGACCTTGCAGCTCCAGTCGGCACCAATGTTCTAGCGGCAGGCGATGGTGTGGTAGCTTTTGCTGATCAACAAGGCAGCTATGGCAGTTTAGTTGTGATTAATCATGCGGGTGGAAGGCAGAGCCGCTATGCGCAGTTAGGCAGCATCAAAGTCAAGGCGGGCCAGACCGTGAAGAAGGGCGCGCTAGTTGGTACGGTCGGCACCACTGGAACGCCTAGTTCAAAAGCAACTCATCTACATTTCGAGGTGCGCTACAACTCCAATTTAGGGTGGGTCGCTGAAGATCCAGAACCTTATATTCAGGGCATGAAAGTGGCAAAAC
This DNA window, taken from Trichocoleus sp. FACHB-46, encodes the following:
- a CDS encoding sugar phosphate nucleotidyltransferase, giving the protein MKAMILAAGKGTRVRPITYTIPKPMIPILQKPVMEFLLELLRQHGFDEIMVNVSHLAHEIENYFRDGQKFGVQIAYSFEGRIVDGELVGEALGSAGGMRRIQDFSPFFDDTFVVMCGDALIDLDLTEAVRWHREKGSIATVIMKSVPREEVSSYGVVVTDESGRIKAFQEKPAVDEALSTSINTGIYIFEPEVLDYVPSGCEFDIGGELFPKLVEMAAPFYGVTMDFEWVDIGKVPDYWRAVRGVLQGDVKNVQIPGHEVAPGIYTGLNVAVNWDKVDIQGPVYIGGMTRIEDGAKIVGPTYIGPNCRICGGATVDNSVIFEYSRLGPGVRLVDKLVFGRYCVDKTGATIDVQAAALDWLITDARQEIPSQPALERQAIAQLLGKDISELGKDSRAMLS
- a CDS encoding alpha/beta hydrolase, coding for MNFFLSGFVALTLRRWQLQFVSTDHRVVQTHPVKRWTLLGLGALSSGLLLPSLAHPAAAAERVYVSYGSVERSISVDTLETYARTGTINDDLAAYAQYADPKQLQDLREVLLTPIQLSSVAVSQFLYTPQAETLLMRLGQVIQTEARQTGFYAIRSALILAAAQPEGLTLLNVMRQFPTDGIRVNLGRSLEIANALDEFVEQTRQASVAISQQATAEAALAPVTDFSALADLRQTGGFEWEKTTITLSDRTRKTIQRFPNRPPIEVPRERVFPVDIYMPLASAAQNQAQPYPAPVIVISHGLGSDRTTFDYLAKHLASYGFVVALPEHLGSNAGRLQALLSGTATDVAESFEFVDRPLDVKYLLDELERRSKSEPLFQGRLNLQQVGVVGQSFGGYTALSVAGATLNFEQLAENCQRSNESLNLSLLLQCRARELAGRQYELRDPRIKAAIAINPVDSTVFGEPSLSQIQVPLMMIAANADTVAPALPEQIRPFTWLTMPEKYLVLMNGATHFSAIGASATNSEVVPIPTPVIGAAPALAYRYIQALSVAFFKTHITNQEQFRPYLTSAYAANISRAPLKLDLVQSFTAAQLAQALDGETEEPTVPPESVPAPPATSPSEPLPAPVPLEELVPTVP
- a CDS encoding class I SAM-dependent methyltransferase is translated as MPVLEPKHQQIIGELIALQAQDRQCNLSQFRSITSAEQYQKLYQLLQQYVAPKSAVLDWGCGNGHFSYFLARADYQAYGYAFEDFYLRQKLNQFTYEFKQGTLTDAIAIPYADQQFDAVVSVGVLEHVRETGGDEIASLKEIFRLLKPSGYFICYHLPNQFSWIDPIAALVPNKHHHLYRYTHQSIQALCQAAGYDLLELQRYGVLPRNFWGNLPGSIRTSAAIAQGWQMADSTLSYIFSPFCQNYWFVAQKPSDNQRLTA
- the truB gene encoding tRNA pseudouridine(55) synthase TruB, whose product is MQGFLNLNKPAGMTSHDCVAKLRRLLKLKRVGHGGTLDPAATGVLPVAIGRATRLLQFLRSDKAYKATVRLGVRTATDDLEGETLSAQATPNLTLAAVQAALPQFQGPLQQIPPAYSAVQVEGRRLYSLARAGTPIEVQPRSVEVFQIEVLDWRSGDFPELDLAIACGPGTYIRAIARDLGEVLGVGGTLAALSRTESCGLTLAESLTFADLEAQLQAGTFEAIAPLSVLQHLPSIILSHELARRWCWGQRVFQPLDQHLFQAVESADAPSLAVRIHHEDGRFLGVSQQIQEPEGTLLAPQMVLEPDL
- a CDS encoding S9 family peptidase, with translation MPSSQVAAYGTWKSPITSDLIVTGTIGLSQAALDGEDIYWLELRPTEAGRTVLVRRTPDGQTSDVTPAPFNVRTRVHEYGGGAYVVHQGTVYFSHFADQRLYRQTLGSEPQALTPEGKWRYANGVVDASRQRFICVREDHTAGEQEPVNTIISLSLEAGQEPKILVTGNDFYSSPRLSPDGSHLAWLTWNHPNMPWDGTELWVAAFNPDGSLAESEKVAGSIAESIFQPEWSPSGILHFISDRSGWWNLYRWQNGQIEALCDRAAEFGEPQWVFGQSTYGFDTSTGSEQIICTYVEKGTTHLARLNPTTQELQPITIPYTVVRGLQVAAGQAVFLTGSPTESLAIARLDLVTGETSVLQRSSHVTVDPGYLSEPQAIEFPTENGLTAYAFFYPPKNQDYQAPGGEKPPLLVKSHGGPTAGTSTLLSLSIQYWTSRGIAVLDVDYGGSTGYGRAYRERLKGQWGIVDVDDCVNGARFLAEQGLADGDRLVIDGGSAGGYTTLCALVFRDVFKAGASYYGVSDLEALARDTHKFESRYLDGLIGPYPERQDLYQARSPVHFCDQLSCPVIFFQGLEDKIVPPSQAEAMVNVLKSKGLPVAYIAFEGEQHGFRKAENIKRSLDGELYFYSRVFGFELADAVEPVAIANL
- a CDS encoding ABC transporter ATP-binding protein, which codes for MSAAISLQNVYKTYSDRPVVQDLSLTIKSGEMFGLLGPNGAGKSTTIRMLTTLTKPSQGQIQIADFDVVRHAAQVKQRIGVVLQQTSVDGDLTVWENMEFHGRLHHIPNRVRQERIDRWLDYVELSDRRNDLVKTLSGGMKRRLQIARALLHEPEILFLDEPTVGLDPQTRRRLWEIIRDLNKQGMTMLLTTHYMDEVEYLCDRIGVMDAGKLIELGTLSELKQKYGEGLVMTQKGDKWDYQFFPDLEQANAYLDQQPNKTGMMVRPSNLEDIFVELTGRNLD